The genome window CACAACTCGATCagcggagccctgctcccatACCGCACCACTCTGTCACACAAGCCGACAACACGTCGCTTCGAAAGAGCACGCATTAGACCAAAACTCTACCATGAAGCACCAGCTGAAGAAGAGCTGCCATGAAACAAGGACATAGGGGTGGAACTACATAAGAGGTTGGTGAAAACGACCCGAACAACTCAACGATGGCCACAACATACGGCGCGAATGACAAACAGATGTACTCGACCTAACCCAACTTGCGCACCAAACTAACATCCTGAGCAACAAGCCGGCGGAGTCATGCATCCACACCAGTAGCAGCTTGGTTGGCGGAGGCCTGCTCCCACGCCGAACCAAACCTAGAGGTAGCCAGCGAGCGCGTCGCTTCGAAGGAGTGCGCATCAAGCAACAATTGGAGTTAGGGACGCCACATGAACTGGagcaccgccgcgccgagcggaGGTGAAGGAGCCACCCCACAAAAGAAGCTGGAGGCACCGACGGCGCGGCACACCACGAACAGACGCACCAAGCATCACCAACGAGTGCAGGAGGGCCTCCGAGGACGACGCCTTCAGGAAGGTAGCGACATCAACACCATCGTCGCCCGACCGAAAATTGAAGCAAGGTTTTCACCCAAAGATACCCTTAGGGTGGGAGAGACGTAACAATATCGCCTCCAAGGAGGAAATGGTGCCCACGGACATCATCGACATTAGCACTAGCAGATTGTCGACCTGAGCTTTCGCCCATGACTTCCAACCCCCAAGCACCAGCATTAAAGACTCGCCATAACCGCCAAGACCGCCGTCATCGCGAGAGTGCGGTGCCTCGAGAAGCCCCCACATGTCAATCAGGCTCCCCATTGGCCGACTCGGGGAGGAGAAGCAGAACCGGCAAGGGGAGGAGCTCGATCGGAGGAGGGGCAGGCAGAGGGGTCGTGGCCGAGCACCAAAGGACCACAGAGCCAGTGGAGCGAGGCGAGTTGAGCAGCACCAACAACGAAGCACATGACAGCTGCGCCGCCAAGGCACAACGCGTGGCACACGTCGCAAAGCATGATAGAAGGCCAGCGGGGGGACCTAGCCATAGCTGCCAGCGCATCCAGCAAAAGGCCTCATGCCGCCGACGAGCTAGCGCAGCCAACCACGAGGGGCAGGCCTGCCACCAGTGTCGGTTCAGCCGAGCACCACATAGGCACCCCACCAAAGCAGGGAGGCCACCTGGTGGGGATGAAATCAGGCAAGCCCCACGACTTAGCACCAGGGGGCGACCACCAGCCAACACCAACCGCTGGGGAGCCATCAAATTGGACCGCCACGGCAAGATCCAGCAAGACGACATCCAGATCCAAACGACAAGGCAGCAGATCGAGATAGAGCAGCATAGGAGCCGTCGTCGGGACCGGTGGGTGGCCTGGCGAGTAGCGCCCACCAAAACGGCAGCCAGCACCACCAGCATCGAACCACAGCCAGCACCACCACACCCCGAGGGCAGGACACCAGATCTGGCCAGGCCTGCCTTAGATCCGTGGTCAGACGACACCGGTGGCCCCCTAGACACGGGGAAGGAGACTGGCAGAGTAGGAAGaaaacacaaagaaaaagaaaaaaagagagggcgAACTACGCCGCTTGAGACAGTCACCAAGCGTCGCCACCTCCACCGGTCAGTGATAGCGGCAGCGACCACACAGGGCCACTAGGAGGGGTATCTAGGTGGCGAAGGAGTCACCCCGAGTCGTCACAGGGACCACGCGGGGTCAgtcttgggttttctttttattttcatatcaCTGCAAGTGACTAATCTGATGGCACGTTTTTTTAATTAACGTGTGTGAGCAGCCAGTATTCTACAAAGCGTTGCATCAGCGCCCACACGTAAGAACGGGCGTTAAATTGCTATGGCCTCGACTAGCGGGCATATAAATGTCGATATGTGTTGTCGCAGCACCAGTGGTGTGTAACCATGTCGAAACGACTGTCCGTGCGCACTATTTCTTGCCATTCCGGTATGCATGCATTTCATGCAAGCATCCATCCCATATGAAATCACACAACTTCTATGATCTATATGCTACGCAATTTTGTTCACGTTCATTCACTCCAACGGCTCATCTGTCTAGTGACTAGAATGACCCATGGATCTGAGTGACCGTCCATGCCAAATTGACcaccatagtttttttttttttttttttttgaacggaaAACAGAGAGGGAAGCTCTGagattttattaaaataaagaAACCAAGAAAAGCCCACAAAACGGAGCAAGTACAAGGGAGGAGGgaagcaagaagaagaaagaagaaaactaTGCAAAGCTGAGAAGCCAAGCTATAAACAAAGAACTAAGAGCAGAGTTCATTCTATGGGATTGAATCAAAGCTATCTCCAGGAAACAAATCCTCCATCTGCTGAAGTGAGCATCCGATCTCTCAAAGATCTGAGCATTACGCTGCTTCCAGATTTCTCAAGCAGCAATAGAGAAAACCTCCATGAAGAAATGATGCTGAAAGGCTGTTCTGGCACTCTGTATCATAGTAAAGAAATTTAGGGCCAGGTTCCAATGTATACCAATAGCTGTCCAGTAACGAACGCTGAAATTACACTCAAAAAAGAGGTTTCTCAGTGTTCAGATTGCAGAGCACACAATTGTAATTGTTTCCTTCTACAGCAAAAAGTTTTCTTCTTTAAGAGATTCCTAGAGTTTAGCTTGTTCTTGAAGAGAAGCCAAataaagatttttatttttgccgCGCATTTCATTTTCCAGATCCAAAGAAAAGGTGGAAGTGGAGTCAGGCTCTTGAAAGGTAGAGTACATAATTTTGTGCAGAGTAATTCCGAGGACCCCAGTAGTAGACCCAAGTATCCTTATTAATATTGTTGTTTTGAATTGCGTTGATGGCTTCCTGCAATACCTGTAATTCTTCATATGCTTGCATAGTGAGGGGAGTGAAGAAATGTCTTGTAGGGTCTTGATCAGCTCTGAACTGCTCAATTGATATGTTTTGATTCAATGCAAAGCTGTAGAGGCTTGGGAGCTTACTTTTCAAATAGTGCCCATTTCATACATCCTGccagaggagaagaagacccAGGACCAGGAATGCCAGAGGCAAATGCCTCTAAAGTGATCACAGCTCTTCACAAGCAGGGCTTCATTTTGTATATGAAGGTTGGTTGGTAGAGTTGGAGATGATCTGCTCATCTCCGTCTCTCTAACTCTCTCACTTGTGTTTACCTCTCAACACACACACAGGAGAAGAAACACGATGAAAAAGAAGAGGCACACATGAACTACATCTCGCCAAACTCAACAGCCACGGCAAGCCTTCTGCCAGCCATGGTTTTCATTAGTCATCACTCCTTGCATTTATACACCAATGAGCCACTAACTGCATTCCTGAACTCATGGCCATCTGCCGCACTAACACAGCCACTAACCACTACCTATTCTCACGCACAGGGATGCGCCACTAACACACCCATGTACTGACCACTTCAACTCTCTAGCAACACACAAGTCAAGATTAATACTAACAATGCTACCCCTAATCTTGACTTGATTGTCTTGACTTCATCACAGAAGAGCTGGCTATTTCCTTGCCACATGCAGTAGCTTCCTAGATGACGCCTTTACAGTGCCAATCACCACTTTGTATTGCCGCACACAACAACTTCCTCTTGCTACACGCAGCAACAGCTTACGTGACATACACGTCATTATCGGTATCACACCGACTGGTTTTATGCTCACCATCGGTTTCATGCTGATCCCTTCTTGCGACGATAGCTTTGGCCACCTACACCGGCCTCCATCTCATATAGAGTCTGCCGCCACCTAcgatcttcacttctcatagAGTCTGTCGTTGATGTGCCACCGCTACTCTTCTCATCGTCGAGCCGCATCACCTTCCCACTGATGCATACATCATTTGCGATGTCGGCAAACAGCCAACCTCACCATAAACACATACATGACTAACTAGTTCTAGTAACCCATAAGTGCACTCAAATTCTAGTTGCAGATCTGCTCACTACTCACAATAAATCTAACCACTACACCATGCTTCACGCTTTAACTAACCTACACTCTAGCCACCACTACAGCTCCCTCCCTCACCATCACTCTTGACGTAGCGCAGCTGTCGGCAACACCGCTTTCTGACAACTTCAGCTACCCGTCATGAGGCATCATCTTGAGCATTCACTCCACCGACTTTGTTGGCCTAGCTCTTTCACACACGCACAGAGAAGGAAGCTAACATTCAAACACGGACTGGAACTCAACGCGAGAACTCAACTCTACGTACCGTGGAGAAGCTAGCAAGAACTCAAAGCGAAAACACACGTACTATGAAGAAGCTAGCAAGCACAACGCTCAGTGAGCACACAAAACACGCACGGAAGACTTCTCTGCTCTGCACACCAGAGCCTCTTCACCAACGCTCCACTGCGCTGATTACAGAGCCTTATGTAGGCACGCAACAACTCACGCCATGTTTTGGCCGCACGACTCGACGGAACACGACAGCAACACGTACAAGTAAAGATTAACACTGACAGATAGTGCAGACTTGAAGGTTACAAACAAAAACAGTCTCTGTGCACTCGAGTGAGAGATTGGAGGAAGACAAACCACAGATAAGATTTGATCAGGGTAGCTTCCAAGCGTTCGAAATGATGCAAAATAGGTGCTAAACTGGAGGGAAATTCAGGATCCACTATTGTTTAGGCACGCAAACAGTTTATGGATAGGCAAGGATGTTCCCGTCGCAGACGTACGGTTAGCTTTGTGAAGATTCCGTGAAGATTGCGGGTTTGTTGACTGGTTATCCTTAGGTTGGAGAGATAGACCTCGTGAAAGATAATCTTAGATGAAATTTGATGATTCTCTTACCTTTTCATAATTCTTCTAGATCCATAAATACTTGTTGCTTCCTACTTGTCATAAAAGATTGAAACTTCTCATCCTCTGTTTATTGCACTTGCATATTTCTTTCACACATAAATGGCCAATTCACCGTGACAGCGAAAACGGTGTCACACCTTGCCCTCAAAGGTTGGtgagagagaaggaaaagaaatgtAAATCTACACTGTCATACCATTCCCTCACTTGCACACCAAAATTTGAATGATAAAGAAGCTGCAAAGTGTGATGAGTAGGCAGGAAATGCATGAGGCACGCATTTGCGCAGTCACAGGGATGCGAGTTGAAAATCTTCCATCATACATTTGGAGCTTCTACGTGCAGAAAGCTGGACAGTTGCTTATGATCCTCTCTAGCTCGGATGCACACTCTTATAAATGTAATCCTCGACCTCTCTGTTTGCTTGCAAGGCATGATTTCGTGTCATGAAAACAAATAAATTGCCACAGAGTAAATGCAAATCACCTTGAGAGCGAAAACAGTTCATGTGCTTCAGCATTCCATTCGAACCCGATGAGAGATTGGAGATCAACAGCTGAGTTGACGCCCATATGGTGCAAGGCTGCGCTGAGTTGGCGGCCAAAATCAGATGCTCCGTGGTGGCAGTGGCCAAGTGAACGTCCTCGAGATGACAGCACAGAGAAGCTTGGATTGGGTTTATCTGATGGTTTGGCTGATAAGAGAAGCAAGAAATAGACACGAGCGACTCATAGAAACAACTTGTACACCGAAGTGCATAATCACTCTTCATATGAATACAGTATCCCTCTTTGTATTCGATCTATTGGAAGAGCAGAGGAATTCGAGACAGAGAAATCTAATCAACAAGAAACCGGAGGTGAAATGAGCAAAAGTTGAGCGCCGGTTATTTCATTCTTGATAATACGAGTAAAGATCGCAGCTGAACTTAACCTCAAGTTTGACCCAGATGATCATTAAACCAGCTATTTTCATATTAAAATCTGCATTTTCCATATTGTCCGTATGTCAAATTTCTTCAGGTCCACGAACATCAATTCCTACTTTACAGATATTCAGGATAGAGCCTTTTGAAATACAACCAGGCTGTGCACTATAGTTCCTACCTCTTGAACAAAAACATGATTACGAGCATCTTTTTCCGGTAACCACTTTGGCACAATCAAACCAACAAATGCTCCATTCTCGAAGTTAACCAACCAGCATCAGAGCCTAATATTGAACCTCCACAAAGAAACAAGGTGACTCAACATCTATGCTTGCTTGCTCTGAATAGTTGTAGGCGGTTTAATCTCTTAACCCTGGAATTAAGGCCAAAGGAACCGAAAAGAATTGTAATAACCTCAAAAATAATCATAATTATAATCAACTAACAAGCACACGTGTAAATACAAACCTGCTGGCTCATAAGGATTTCAATAGCGACATTTGGATCTCCGTCGGCCGCAGCAAGAGCAACTTCAGCTTGAGTCTGCAGCGAGGTAATCAATCCATCAATGAGATGCTTCGCGGTCGTGCCATATGAACAACATAAATACAAACGTGGAGTGACAAGTAAAACAGTCATCTCTTATAAAACATGTGAGTTATAACTAATGTCAATGCAATTACTTGAATCCTCTTAACAACTCCCCAATCACACACACTACCAACATTGAAAACAGACTGTTTGTTCATTTGTCTAACCCCTTTGCTCCAAATATAATATGGGCGGACCAAATGGAGGCCGGTACATGATAAAACAATGTACAAGCATGATATGATAAATGGGAATAGTAAAAAGTGCAACAAGGCAATTGACGTTCAGGACAAAACTTGAAGTACCTTTTCAAAGCCCATCCCAACCAGCTTCTTAAGTTCTTCATCAAATGTATCAGCCTGCATAATGTATTTTAAGGTGAGCAGTCATTAGTCATTAAATTCAGCACTAAACCGATAGAAAAATTAATGAGGGGTCAAGAGAAGGTTGGGAACACATAACCTGATCAGGTGTTACTGTCGCATCAACTCTGACTGTGTTTGCAGCTGCATGCCTGTTGTAGTGGAAGGTTAGAAAATGCAAATCAGTAAAGTTCATTCCCATATTAGGGGGGAAAAAACAAGTGTAAAAATTACTAATCCATGCGTCTCTTATGTAATAGCAATATATAGTTTATCTGAATAAAAGCTGAAACTTTGATAGGAAAAcaggcaaaaagaaaaaagaatgtgTTCTTGAGGATTCAGACCCACAACTCAACTCGTCCAAAACTGTTGTTGCAACAACAGGGCAAGTGTAAAGTAATGACATCCGATTGTGATTTCCTTAAAACTTACATTCAAAATTCCCAGCCCCATTCGCATCATTATCTGACCTGGCGAGAAGTCTGGTTATCAGTAACCAGACGATAAAACTTTCCCTGTTTCCAACAACTTTCTCTGTCCATACTCCATAGCTGGGTAGGAAGAGGAAAACCTATGAGTTCTTTATTTTCCAATAGTGTTGTTTGTTCTGGCTGCATACTGCCAATTGGTATCAAATCTGCCGCGTTTCAGGAATGAAACCGAATCAACAAGGCTGTAACCATTCAAAAGCTTCTTTCCTGCCTATTTCTTTGTATCATATACTCTTATTTGGATATGCAAAGTTCACATAACTTAATTGGAGTTATATCTTATGTACAAAGTTCCGAACGAGATACAAATTTTGTATACCTAAGTTGTCAGGCTACCATAATTTAACCATGGGTGCATCTGAACCAAGCTCGATTTAGTACTGAGCCAAAATTTTGGAGATGAACCAATCAAGCCAAGCTTGCAACACCAAAGGAAAAACACACAAAGCCTAACTAGGATCTCTTGTCTCCTACAAGTTTTGTATGATATATTGGAGGACGTAGAAATTACATGAAGCAAATAAAAACGAACAAAAGAAACGGGAGCCACTGAAATAAATGGCATTGAGCTAATTATTTGTTAGGGATAAAAATGTAAAAGTCTGACTGAGAACAGAAAACGAAACAGGCAATGGATGTGTGATACATTAAAGAAATGTCAAGTAGAAAATGCATTACTGTGAGTGTGTTAGGGGATCACTTGGAGTTGTGTTATCCAACAACCTAGCATGCAAATTTGCATTTGCCTCCCTTGCAGTTGGCTCAGTTCCTGCAGAACCAAGTGTTCGAGCTCTCCCTGGAAACCTGAGGTCTTCTTGTTCCTACAGGATTCAACAGTCTTAAGCTTATATGCTGCAGGAATAGCCCATATTTCAGGAAGATGGCTAAAGATATGTGCAAtatattgatcaaatgaagatgaCAGAACAAAAGGTGTTATTGACCTTGAACTGAATATACAAGAGGACAGAAACTAGCACTATATCTACTAACCATGAATCAAGCAGGATGGCGGTTTTGGCCTTTTGCTGTGTAATTGTCCAATATACAGTTCATGAGGTAAACAGTgttttaaaaatagattttgttgTACAATTGTCTTTTAAGAGCAAATGTACTAGCAAGTGTAACTCCTCGTTTTAGTTAGAGTGATGCTTGGAATGAGTTCTCTCTCAATAGTACAATCAAGTTGCACAAAAGTTTACATCAAAAGCAAATAATATTATGACGCCTTCTATCCAAGGAATGATTCTGTTTTGGGCCCAGGTTCCTCGTAGCTTTAAAAGACTGCTACCTGGAAAAGCTCCATGGATCAATTAGCTCTATCTCATTATTTCTCCAATAGAATGTTTCAAAATTATTTCTACAATAGACCCAGATCGTAGCATGCAGGTCTAGCAACCATAATTAGATCACATGATAGGTGTAAAACCAATTAGATTGGAGAAAGTCCTAAAAGATCTCCaacaaaattttctacaacGCTTGCCTAAGCCCAAAAGCAGAGGACGAATGTCATCAACAAAGAATTATACTTGCAGCTGTAAGTACAGACATAGCatccataatttttaatttacctgGGTAGTGGAGGTCTGCCTGCTTGGCATCCatgaagaaatatttcttaAGAAATTTCCATTAATCAGAGCGctgtaaattaaaaaaattattatattacTTCTGTGAACATGACATCGATAGAAATCAATGTGGCAATAATACCTTGGTGCGGTAGACGTGTTAGAGTATGTAGGAAGCTGGCCATATGTAGTCCCTCCAGTACAAAGAATAAATCCAGGACGCCTCACGCAAACAGACTAGCATCCAGTATTTCAGACAATAAATATCGGTAATTGAAGCATTTTCCTATGGATGATGGAGTATGGTATGACCAGGAGTCCAGGAGACTTAAAATCATTTAGCCAAAACTTACTAGCATTGACAAGCCCTCAATAGAAGAATAGAATGATGGTCCAGGCAGCAAGTAGTTGAACAGCCCATAAGTGTCTGGTGACAAAAGGAGAAGATTAGAAAGAAATATGATAATTAATAACCTAGCTCATGGAGATTTTACAAATAAGAAGGAAACAAGGGACAAACATGCAAATCCCGACAAGATGCCGCACAGGTGCCCCAGCAATGAAACGTTGCTTGCAAGAAACTGAAACAGCACCAGCAAAATCCATGCATACCTGACATCATACACATTTAGCATACTGCTTTCCAATACCATCTAATAAACTCGAAGTGAGGAACAACAACAGGTGCATAGGAAGAATACCATTTTGCAGGAACATTGAAGAGGCCGAAGACACTGGCAAATGAGATAGAATGTcaattcatatgcaaaaaaagatatgataaaacatataaataaataatttcttCCAGAAAGTTTGGAAAAACTAATAATGCTTTCCACAGGCATACAAATGGGAACAGGGGGCAGTTTCCTTGTGAAATCTAGAAATTTTGAGTTCGACATTTCTATATAATTTTCAGCTTGGAACTCTTGGCTCTTGCTATTATATCAAGGGCATAATAAGCAGCAATTTACAACAACTGAGAAGGATTTGTCAGGA of Phragmites australis chromosome 3, lpPhrAust1.1, whole genome shotgun sequence contains these proteins:
- the LOC133912965 gene encoding rhomboid-like protein 15 isoform X1, with the protein product MRPNIVTEAGISTRLNQWWSSIPFVTSGVIIICGAIYLLCLLIGYDSYEEICFLPSAVASHFQVYRFYTSVLFHGSLLHVLFNMLALVPLGTELERIMGSVRLLFLMFLLATTNAILHLIIAFLVAYNPLYPVPYLVNECSIGFSGVIFSMIVIETSLSGVESRSVFGLFNVPAKWYAWILLVLFQFLASNVSLLGHLCGILSGFAYTYGLFNYLLPGPSFYSSIEGLSMLSVCVRRPGFILCTGGTTYGQLPTYSNTSTAPSALINGNFLRNISSWMPSRQTSTTQEQEDLRFPGRARTLGSAGTEPTAREANANLHARLLDNTTPSDPLTHSQHAAANTVRVDATVTPDQADTFDEELKKLVGMGFEKTQAEVALAAADGDPNVAIEILMSQQG
- the LOC133912965 gene encoding rhomboid-like protein 15 isoform X2, which gives rise to MRPNIVTEAGISTRLNQWWSSIPFVTSGVIIICGAIYLLCLLIGYDSYEEICFLPSAVASHFQVYRFYTSVLFHGSLLHVLFNMLALVPLGTELERIMGSVRLLFLMFLLATTNAILHLIIAFLVAYNPLYPVPYLVNECSIGFSGVIFSMIVIETSLSGVESRSVFGLFNVPAKWYAWILLVLFQFLASNVSLLGHLCGILSGFAYTYGLFNYLLPGPSFYSSIEGLSMLSVCVRRPGFILCTGGTTYGQLPTYSNTSTAPSALINGNFLRNISSWMPSRQTSTTQEQEDLRFPGRARTLGSAGTEPTAREANANLHARHAAANTVRVDATVTPDQADTFDEELKKLVGMGFEKTQAEVALAAADGDPNVAIEILMSQQG